The Parabacteroides timonensis sequence GTGCATGTAGGGCGGTGGAGGTAAATAACAGGAATGACAATATTATCTTATATATCTTCATAACGGCATTATATAATTCGTTAAACTTCAGTTTGTTTTTCGGTAACATCATGTTTCCGGTAGATGTACCAGTAAATCAATGGAATGATGAACAGACTGACTGCGGTACCGACCAGCATCGCAGAGATCATTGCGATAGATAACGGCTTTTGCAACTCACTACCCATATCGAATGTAAACAACAAAGGTACCATACCGAATATCGTAGTCAGTGATGTCATGATGATTGGACGCAGACGGCGACGACCGGCCTCGTGTATCGCTTCCATCAACGGGACTCCCTCTTTCCTCAGCTCATTGATCATGTCAATTTTCAGAATGGAGTCGTTGATCACAATACCGCAAGTCACCACAATACCGATGGCACTCATCAGGTTAATGGTATGCCCGCATATCCAGAGTATCAGTAAAGCCGCAGCTACGTCGATCGGTATTTCAAGCAACAGGATCAACGGTTGCAGGAAACTCTCAAACTGGGCTGCCAGGATAAAATACATCAACAGGAGTGAAATAAACAAGATCACTACCAGTTCATTCAACATTTTCTGGTTGGAAAAGAAACTACCGGAAAAGTCGATTTCCCAATTCTGTCCGCTTAGTTGTTTTACGTTGTCCATCAGCTGCTCCGGCTTTTGGATATTATAGAAGCTAAACGGGATATACTCACCGTTTTTCCCGGCTGTTATCGTTTTGAGGTCTTCTCCCTGGGTCACCTTGATCAATGATTGCAACGGGATATATTGACTTTTACTGTCTTTGTCCGGTTGTGTTTGCACCAGTGTGTTTTGTAATACTTCATTGATTGTCTGTCCGTCACCTGCCAATGCTATCGGAAGATATTGCTGGTAGGAGCGGAGGGTAGCAACTTCATTTTCTTTGAATGCCGTTTTCAGAAGACGGTACACTTCATTATAATTGACATTATATAAGAGTAGTTTCTGTCTGTCGATCGAAATATTCAGCTGGTTGTCGAATGCCACTCCGACAGGCGCCTGACCGGTGGTCGTTTTCATTTCCGATTCCAGTTTTTGCAGTTCGAAGGCTTCCGGTGCTGTTGCTTTGTTACGTGTATAAAACTCAGCTACCACATCGGCTTCGCCTGTGACAAAGAGTTTTTCAAACACAGTGATAGGAGGAGAAAAAGAAAATACCGCCTGTGGATAATTGGTATCCAGCCATTGGGAAATCTTTTCCTGTAAGGGAGCAATGGCAGATGTTTTTTCCGTTCTGAAATACAACTCGGCTTCGGAGGCGGATAATTCACGGTCGCGATTCAATAAGAACTGTTGCTGTCCGATATAGGATGTATATTCTTTGACATCACCGGCTGTCTGGTTAAAAAGCCGGCTAACCCTGTCTTTATTCTCGTCGATATGAATATTCTCGTTCCATTCTATATGAGCGATCAACTCGTTCTGGTCGATCTCCGGCATTCGCGTTTTCGGTACTTCATAGAAAAGGAAAACACAGAGAGGAAGAGTTAGGGCAGTGAGTATCAGACTCGCTTTTTTATGGCGGAAGGTGAAGTTGACACCTGCGTCATAAAAACCATACAATGCGCTGTCTTTGATCAGATTTTTTATCCTGCGGTTAAAACCGGTATGTTTGATGTCGGGGATACTGTAAACCAGCTTGTACAATACCGGAAGCAGCATGATACCGGTAAAATAAGAGACCAGCAATCCCACTGTTACGGCAAAAGCCTGGTCATAGAATATAGCTCCGGCAATACCACTCATAAATACCAGCGGAAAGAATACGGCGATTGTTGTAAAAGTGGAACTCAACATCGGAGTGATTACTTCTGTTGTCCCTTTGGCGCATGCTTCGTCCAGAGAGAATCCTTTTGTCCGGTATTGCGTGATGTTTTCCGTTACGATAATCGAACTGTCTATCATCATACCCAGAGCGAGGATCAGGCCTGACAGAGAGATGATGTTCAACGACATTTTGAATAAGTAAAAAAACAGGAAGCTGACGATGAGGCTGATTATCATACTCAAACCGATCACGGCGGGTATTTTTATATCTCCCAGGAAGAGGATAGCCACGATACAGATAAAGATAAAACCTAATGTCAGGTTTTGCTTCAGGTTCGACACCGAATAATCCAATAGCTCTGTCTGGTTGCGGCTGACACTGAATTCTATATCCGGGTATATGGTCTCAAAATAGTCTGTTATGCCTTCCAGCGCTTCTTTCATGTTGTCCATATTCTCGTCTGTTTGCTTGATTACGGCCAGTGTGACTGCCCGTTTTCCTCCGGCCAATGATGCCCCGGTCTCTTTTTCAGGGACAACAGCGATTTTGGCCAGGTCCTTCAACTGGAATATGCGATCGTTTTTCCGGATATAAATGTTTTGCACATCCTCCGGTGTACGCAGTAGCGTAGAAAATTTGATATTATATTCGTAGTACCCGTCCCGCACGGTCATGCTTCCCGGTTCGATATTATTCGAGTTAAGTGCCGATTCCAGATCGTCCAGAGTAATCCCCGCCATTTCCAGTATCTTTATATCGGGTACAATCTGTAACTGCCGTTTTACCATTCCGGTGATATCCACCATGGCGACTTCCGGCAATTGTTCAATACGCCGTTTGATCACATTCTCGGCAAACTGGCAAAGGTCGAGGAAAGCAGCCTCGCTTTCACTTGACTTTCCGCTTTCATCGGATTTAAGTGTCAGGTTCAGGCAAAAGACCGGAATATCCGTAGCGCTGGCCTTGATTACCCGCGGACGTTCCACTTCGCGCGGAAGATAGTTCATGGCTGCGTCTATCTTTTCGTTCACTTCGATAAAAGCCAGGTCCGTATTGGTTCCGAAGTCAAAATTCAGACGGATAATGCCGGAGCCGTCACGGGTCTCGCTATGGATATCCCGTAAGGCGGAAACCTGCATCAGTTGTTGACGGATCGGTTTGACAACCGTGTTCTCCAGTTCGCGGGCAGATGTATTTTGTCCGGACACCTGTATCGTAATTTCCGGTATTGCAATATCCGGCAACAACGATATCGGGATAGTGAAATAAGTCACCAACCCTATGATAAAACAGGCAGTAAAAGCCATCAGTACCGCGATAGGACGTTGTAACAAGAATTTAACCATGAATTTTCAAATTTCAATTCTTAATTTTCAATTATCGTAACCGGAGCCTCATGTGCCAGATTGATATTACCGCTGGTAATGACGATATCATCTTCTTTCAGACCGTCTGCAATCGTGTAACTGTCTGCATTTTCCAGGCCGGTATGCACGTAAGTCCAATAGGCCTTTGTCTTTGTGCTGTCCAGAACAAACACCACCTGCTTTCCCGAACGCAGTACAACCGACTCTTTCGGAACGACCAACTGTTTACCGAGTGAACGGTGGATGCTGACACGTACATTCATTCCTTCGAATAACTTGCCTCTGTCCGTAACTGCCGCTTTCACCTGTACCATCCCATTTTCGTCTACCAACGGATTTATTTCGCTGATACGTCCCTCTGCTTTGACATCGCTCAGGGCAAACGGAGTCACTTCTACCCGGTCGCCGTTCTTTATTAAAGGCAGTTCATTTTCCAGAACGGTGAATGCCGCTTCCAGACTGACTGGGTCGATAATGGTACAGAAGACATCGGAGGTGGAAGCTGTATTATATTGCTTGGCAAACAGGTTGGCAACAATGCCGTCGAAAGGAGCGGTCAACACTGCATTCTGCTCTTCATATTCGGCAAGCTGGTATTGGATCAGTGCCTGGTCGTAGCCACTCTTTACCCGGGCAAGCTGCATGGTAGCCGGGGGAACTTTTGCCGAGTCCGACAGCGCATATCCCTGGCCAATCAGTACATCCTGCAATTCCAGTTTGGCACGTTCCAAGGCGTCTTTTGTAGTAGCTGTTTTGTTTTTCAATCGGAAGGTCGATAATTCCGCTAATTTTTGCCCTTTGGTCACCCGGTCGCCATTTTTTACATGGATAATAGCAATCGGTTCGGACGATTCAAACCGCAGGTCGACATGACGGCGGGCCGACAATTTGCCGTTACTGATCAGTTCATGGTTGAAATCAGTAGCCTTCAGTGTCATCACGGTCACCTCGTTGGTTTCGTCCGGTAGAACTGTTTCAACAGTTTCTTCCCCTGTACTGTCTCCTTTCTTTTCACCGGAACAGGCTATCATTCCGGAAAGGATCAGTATTGCCAGCAAATTGTAGTATTTCATATTCATATAAACTATGATTCTGTTTTCAATTTCCAAATATACAAATTAATTATTACGATGTTCTCGTAATTGATATATAAATAAACTAATTACG is a genomic window containing:
- a CDS encoding efflux RND transporter permease subunit, which translates into the protein MVKFLLQRPIAVLMAFTACFIIGLVTYFTIPISLLPDIAIPEITIQVSGQNTSARELENTVVKPIRQQLMQVSALRDIHSETRDGSGIIRLNFDFGTNTDLAFIEVNEKIDAAMNYLPREVERPRVIKASATDIPVFCLNLTLKSDESGKSSESEAAFLDLCQFAENVIKRRIEQLPEVAMVDITGMVKRQLQIVPDIKILEMAGITLDDLESALNSNNIEPGSMTVRDGYYEYNIKFSTLLRTPEDVQNIYIRKNDRIFQLKDLAKIAVVPEKETGASLAGGKRAVTLAVIKQTDENMDNMKEALEGITDYFETIYPDIEFSVSRNQTELLDYSVSNLKQNLTLGFIFICIVAILFLGDIKIPAVIGLSMIISLIVSFLFFYLFKMSLNIISLSGLILALGMMIDSSIIVTENITQYRTKGFSLDEACAKGTTEVITPMLSSTFTTIAVFFPLVFMSGIAGAIFYDQAFAVTVGLLVSYFTGIMLLPVLYKLVYSIPDIKHTGFNRRIKNLIKDSALYGFYDAGVNFTFRHKKASLILTALTLPLCVFLFYEVPKTRMPEIDQNELIAHIEWNENIHIDENKDRVSRLFNQTAGDVKEYTSYIGQQQFLLNRDRELSASEAELYFRTEKTSAIAPLQEKISQWLDTNYPQAVFSFSPPITVFEKLFVTGEADVVAEFYTRNKATAPEAFELQKLESEMKTTTGQAPVGVAFDNQLNISIDRQKLLLYNVNYNEVYRLLKTAFKENEVATLRSYQQYLPIALAGDGQTINEVLQNTLVQTQPDKDSKSQYIPLQSLIKVTQGEDLKTITAGKNGEYIPFSFYNIQKPEQLMDNVKQLSGQNWEIDFSGSFFSNQKMLNELVVILFISLLLMYFILAAQFESFLQPLILLLEIPIDVAAALLILWICGHTINLMSAIGIVVTCGIVINDSILKIDMINELRKEGVPLMEAIHEAGRRRLRPIIMTSLTTIFGMVPLLFTFDMGSELQKPLSIAMISAMLVGTAVSLFIIPLIYWYIYRKHDVTEKQTEV
- a CDS encoding efflux RND transporter periplasmic adaptor subunit encodes the protein MKYYNLLAILILSGMIACSGEKKGDSTGEETVETVLPDETNEVTVMTLKATDFNHELISNGKLSARRHVDLRFESSEPIAIIHVKNGDRVTKGQKLAELSTFRLKNKTATTKDALERAKLELQDVLIGQGYALSDSAKVPPATMQLARVKSGYDQALIQYQLAEYEEQNAVLTAPFDGIVANLFAKQYNTASTSDVFCTIIDPVSLEAAFTVLENELPLIKNGDRVEVTPFALSDVKAEGRISEINPLVDENGMVQVKAAVTDRGKLFEGMNVRVSIHRSLGKQLVVPKESVVLRSGKQVVFVLDSTKTKAYWTYVHTGLENADSYTIADGLKEDDIVITSGNINLAHEAPVTIIEN